From a region of the Hyalangium minutum genome:
- the lexA gene encoding transcriptional repressor LexA — translation MEELTERQREILTFIVKETESRGFPPTIREIGEQMDIRSTNGVNDHLKALERKGYLNRGEQQSRSLVPTKRARMLLGLGAKKDSGLVDVPLLGKVAAGAPLLAQENMEDSVKIDSFLIGGAGREVFALRVKGQSMIEDGIHDGDYLFVRKTPAAQPGDIVVALIEDEATVKRYFPEGERIRFQPANKDMQPIYVNKADFRSTMLLGIVVGVYRKLPGGRN, via the coding sequence ATGGAAGAGCTAACGGAGCGCCAGCGCGAGATTCTCACCTTCATCGTGAAGGAGACGGAGTCCCGAGGGTTTCCCCCCACCATCCGCGAGATTGGCGAGCAGATGGACATCCGCTCGACCAACGGGGTGAACGATCACCTCAAGGCGCTGGAGCGCAAGGGTTACCTGAACCGGGGCGAGCAGCAGAGCCGGTCGCTGGTGCCGACCAAGCGGGCGCGGATGCTACTGGGGCTGGGGGCGAAGAAGGACTCGGGGCTGGTGGACGTGCCGCTCTTGGGCAAGGTGGCGGCAGGCGCGCCGCTGCTGGCCCAGGAGAACATGGAGGACTCGGTCAAGATCGACAGCTTCCTCATTGGAGGCGCGGGCCGCGAGGTGTTCGCGCTTCGAGTGAAGGGCCAGTCGATGATCGAGGATGGCATCCACGACGGGGACTACCTGTTCGTGCGCAAGACGCCGGCGGCGCAGCCGGGGGACATCGTCGTGGCACTCATCGAGGATGAGGCGACGGTGAAGCGCTACTTCCCCGAGGGCGAGCGCATCCGGTTCCAGCCGGCGAACAAGGACATGCAGCCCATCTACGTGAACAAGGCGGACTTCCGCTCGACGATGCTGTTGGGGATCGTCGTGGGCGTGTACCGCAAGCTGCCCGGCGGGCGGAACTGA
- a CDS encoding response regulator, producing MSELRHTLLLVDDEADVLDILVRMFQRQYRVLTATSGQEALSILRTQTVDVLITDQRMPEMTGIELVSASRAEGIDVTTLLLTGYTDPEDIIAAINQGQVYRYITKPWEVNDLLITVRNAVDYTQLRRDKERLLRQLHQRVEALFVLYEVSRASASDPPSYEAIIDRVLSAVARVLPYDCGAALIAPDDARSAILRLRCLGTVGEKALLGVKESMLGAYRRSSGQLLPEDRLTTRVTGTITQDSSAPAVYPSQVTVSLVAGGKPVGMLSLFSQNPQAFSEDDGVLLDTLANQTADAIQSLRAVEEEARRRIERMVESMADGVLLTDEADAIVVINPAARRLLRLGEDVGTLTGRMLEERLGFEPSELIRGWEYSGSQVLEEEVELFERHIQCTVTPVNDARGTVRGVCVVLRDVTEQKVLEERKDEFVSMVSHELRTPLTSISGALDLVLNFLAGPINEKQQKYLAMAKDSTEKLNTLVDDLLDLAKFAKGRLQMNFELTYLDELVRRAVEKYGPAFQERRVKVNTALPQYGLRVMADPNRVNQVLNNLLTNAAKFTPEGGEVTLELRATSSLPGFVSLSCWNSGEPIADENLERIFDRFEQARTPSNRTVRGTGLGLAICRHIVEAHGGRIWCEPSVQGVRFVTVLPVEPPQELLRPDANEIPYQARKLDSRGRVLVIEGEVELAYIIKALLLGRGYAVHIASTAEEGIQAARRHHPDAVLVAVRLPDVDGLRLTEILRHDPDTRRTPLLVNSSFDERQRAFRSGADAFLLRPLMVDKLLATVDSLVRGRTGQQHGRVLVVDDDAKIGSICGEVLASLGFEVTVVGSLEEARKILRERRPDVVLLDVTLPDGDGFVFIEEIKAERASGHISVIFLSARAETASKIRALKLGGDDYITKPFDALELGARVESVLRRKEQELSASPTTQLPGSNAIEREVQRRLMARKPFAFCYLDLDNLKAYNDYYGFAKADGVVRQTGDLLRDIFAQEGVPGDFLGHVAGDDFVFIVAPESVDRICQRAIEAFDRIIPLYYDRQDRERGHIEAEDRFGEKRKFPIMSVSIVAVMSDGVALDHAELARRAADMKKRAKAIQGSIYLRSDRERETRTVTG from the coding sequence TTGTCCGAGCTACGACACACCCTGCTTCTCGTCGATGACGAGGCGGATGTACTGGACATCCTCGTCCGGATGTTCCAGCGGCAGTACCGCGTCCTCACCGCCACCTCCGGTCAGGAGGCTCTGTCCATCCTCCGGACCCAGACGGTAGATGTCCTCATCACCGACCAGCGCATGCCCGAGATGACGGGCATCGAGCTCGTGTCGGCCTCCCGCGCCGAGGGCATCGACGTCACCACGTTGCTGCTCACCGGCTACACGGACCCCGAAGACATCATCGCCGCCATCAACCAGGGCCAGGTCTACCGCTACATCACCAAGCCCTGGGAGGTGAATGATCTCCTCATCACCGTGCGCAACGCGGTGGACTACACGCAGCTGCGCCGCGACAAGGAGCGGCTTCTGCGCCAGCTCCACCAGCGCGTCGAGGCCCTCTTCGTCCTCTACGAGGTGAGCCGCGCCAGTGCCTCGGACCCGCCGAGCTACGAGGCCATCATCGACCGCGTGCTCAGCGCCGTGGCCCGTGTGCTGCCGTACGACTGCGGCGCCGCGCTCATTGCCCCGGATGACGCGCGCTCGGCCATCCTGCGTCTGCGTTGTCTGGGAACCGTGGGCGAGAAGGCCCTGCTGGGTGTGAAAGAGTCCATGCTCGGAGCCTACCGCCGCAGCTCCGGCCAGCTCCTGCCCGAGGACCGGCTCACCACCCGCGTCACTGGCACCATCACCCAGGACTCCAGCGCTCCGGCCGTCTACCCGAGCCAGGTCACCGTCAGCCTCGTGGCCGGCGGCAAGCCCGTGGGCATGCTGTCGCTGTTCTCTCAGAACCCTCAGGCGTTCAGCGAGGACGATGGCGTGCTCTTGGACACGCTGGCCAACCAGACCGCAGACGCCATCCAGTCCCTGCGCGCCGTGGAGGAAGAGGCCCGCCGCCGCATCGAGCGCATGGTCGAGTCCATGGCCGACGGCGTGCTCCTCACCGATGAGGCGGACGCTATCGTCGTCATCAACCCCGCCGCACGGCGCCTGCTGCGCCTGGGCGAGGACGTGGGCACGCTCACCGGCCGCATGTTGGAGGAGCGCCTGGGTTTCGAGCCTTCCGAGCTCATTCGCGGCTGGGAGTACAGCGGCTCGCAGGTGCTCGAAGAAGAGGTCGAGCTGTTCGAGCGCCACATCCAGTGCACCGTCACCCCAGTGAATGACGCTCGCGGCACCGTGCGCGGTGTCTGCGTGGTGCTGCGCGACGTCACCGAGCAGAAGGTGCTCGAGGAGCGCAAGGACGAGTTCGTCTCCATGGTGAGCCACGAGCTGCGCACCCCGCTCACGTCCATCTCCGGCGCGCTGGACCTGGTGCTCAACTTCCTCGCGGGCCCCATCAACGAGAAGCAGCAGAAGTACCTGGCGATGGCCAAGGACTCCACCGAGAAGCTCAACACCCTGGTGGATGACCTGCTGGATCTGGCCAAGTTCGCCAAGGGCCGGCTGCAGATGAACTTCGAGCTGACGTACCTCGACGAGCTGGTCCGCCGCGCCGTCGAGAAGTACGGCCCCGCCTTCCAGGAGCGGCGGGTGAAGGTGAACACCGCGCTGCCCCAGTACGGCTTGCGCGTCATGGCCGATCCCAACCGCGTCAACCAGGTGCTCAACAACCTGCTGACCAACGCGGCCAAGTTCACCCCCGAGGGCGGCGAAGTCACCCTGGAGCTGCGCGCCACCTCGTCCCTGCCGGGCTTCGTGTCGCTGTCCTGCTGGAACAGCGGCGAGCCCATCGCCGACGAGAACCTCGAGCGCATCTTCGACCGCTTCGAGCAGGCCCGCACCCCGTCCAATCGCACCGTGCGTGGCACTGGCCTGGGGCTCGCCATCTGCCGCCACATCGTCGAGGCCCACGGTGGCCGCATCTGGTGCGAGCCCAGCGTCCAGGGCGTGCGCTTCGTCACCGTGCTCCCCGTGGAGCCTCCCCAGGAGCTGCTCCGTCCCGACGCCAACGAGATCCCTTATCAGGCCCGCAAGCTCGATTCGCGCGGCCGGGTGCTCGTCATCGAGGGCGAGGTGGAGCTCGCCTACATCATCAAGGCGCTGCTGCTCGGGCGCGGATATGCGGTGCACATCGCCAGCACCGCCGAGGAGGGCATCCAAGCCGCTCGGCGCCACCACCCGGACGCCGTCCTCGTGGCCGTGCGCCTGCCCGACGTGGACGGACTGCGCCTCACCGAGATCCTCCGGCACGATCCCGACACCCGGCGCACGCCGCTGCTCGTGAACTCCTCGTTCGATGAGCGCCAGCGCGCGTTCCGCTCGGGCGCGGACGCCTTCCTGTTGCGGCCCCTCATGGTGGACAAGCTCCTGGCCACCGTGGACTCGCTGGTGCGCGGCCGCACCGGCCAGCAGCATGGCCGCGTGCTCGTCGTGGACGACGACGCGAAGATCGGCAGCATCTGCGGCGAGGTGCTCGCCAGCCTCGGGTTTGAAGTGACGGTGGTCGGCTCGCTCGAGGAGGCCCGGAAGATTCTCCGCGAGCGCCGCCCGGACGTCGTCCTCCTGGACGTGACGCTGCCGGACGGCGACGGCTTCGTCTTCATCGAGGAGATCAAGGCCGAGCGCGCCAGCGGCCACATCTCCGTCATCTTCCTGTCGGCCCGCGCGGAGACGGCCTCGAAGATCCGCGCCCTCAAGCTGGGCGGCGACGACTACATCACCAAGCCCTTCGATGCCCTGGAACTGGGCGCTCGCGTGGAGAGCGTGCTGCGCCGCAAGGAGCAGGAGCTGTCGGCCTCGCCCACCACGCAGCTGCCGGGCTCCAATGCCATCGAGCGCGAGGTGCAGCGCCGCCTCATGGCCCGCAAGCCCTTCGCCTTCTGCTACCTCGATCTCGACAACCTCAAGGCCTACAACGACTACTACGGCTTCGCGAAGGCCGATGGTGTCGTGCGTCAGACGGGCGACCTGCTGCGGGACATCTTCGCGCAGGAGGGCGTGCCCGGAGACTTCCTGGGCCACGTGGCGGGCGATGACTTCGTCTTCATCGTCGCCCCCGAGTCCGTGGACCGCATCTGCCAGCGCGCCATCGAAGCGTTCGACCGCATCATCCCGCTCTATTATGATCGGCAGGACCGCGAGCGCGGCCACATCGAGGCCGAGGACCGGTTCGGAGAGAAGCGGAAGTTCCCCATCATGAGTGTCTCCATCGTGGCGGTGATGAGCGACGGTGTGGCCCTGGATCACGCGGAACTGGCGCGGCGCGCCGCGGACATGAAGAAGCGCGCCAAGGCCATTCAAGGCTCCATCTACCTGCGCAGCGACCGCGAGCGGGAGACCCGGACCGTCACCGGATGA
- a CDS encoding tetratricopeptide repeat protein, producing MPSRLRALSLLALLATAACDDTPKIDPKDRAEGLYVKGNAEYLHGDFDQALASFAEMKQLAPNDPRLPAAVGEVYLSMGKYAEALTEFQAALALDPKRSTTWSRIGFIQAQTGKYEEAMSSLRKAIGLYPKDFNALEQLAEIHHKRGENDEAVRHFTLAAEVSPEKLKPDYLLKAVELLQQDSRHAEALTLLQKWVGQGVRTSEVLSVFGDEQVRAGKMDEAAAAYKEAAQKSPKDPSMWELVGRIYASQGKSADALAAFRESLKVKDRALVHVAIAQLHLAQKDRKAAEEELSKALETASGEDVRELIELSELLVTMERKPDALRILSNLAAEPDNANNEELQLRTARLARDLKDTATVKTACSRITGKDGGGAPACP from the coding sequence ATGCCTTCGCGCCTGCGCGCTCTGTCGCTGCTCGCCTTGCTCGCCACAGCGGCTTGTGACGACACGCCCAAGATCGATCCCAAGGACCGCGCTGAGGGCCTCTACGTGAAGGGCAATGCCGAGTATCTGCACGGCGACTTCGATCAGGCGCTCGCCTCGTTCGCGGAGATGAAGCAGCTGGCGCCCAATGACCCGCGCCTGCCCGCCGCCGTGGGCGAGGTCTACCTCTCCATGGGCAAGTACGCCGAGGCGCTCACCGAGTTCCAGGCGGCGCTGGCGCTCGATCCGAAGCGCTCCACCACCTGGAGCCGCATCGGCTTCATCCAGGCGCAGACGGGCAAGTACGAGGAGGCCATGAGCTCGCTGCGCAAGGCCATTGGCCTGTATCCCAAGGACTTCAACGCGCTGGAGCAGCTGGCGGAGATCCACCACAAGCGCGGAGAGAACGACGAGGCCGTCCGCCACTTCACGCTCGCCGCCGAGGTCAGCCCCGAGAAGCTCAAGCCCGACTATCTGCTCAAGGCGGTGGAACTGCTCCAGCAGGACAGCCGGCACGCGGAGGCGCTCACCCTGTTGCAGAAGTGGGTGGGGCAGGGCGTTCGTACCTCTGAGGTGCTCTCGGTCTTTGGGGACGAGCAGGTGCGCGCCGGGAAGATGGACGAGGCGGCCGCCGCCTACAAAGAGGCCGCGCAGAAGTCGCCCAAGGATCCCTCGATGTGGGAGCTCGTCGGCCGCATCTACGCCAGTCAGGGCAAGAGCGCGGACGCGCTCGCGGCGTTCCGCGAGTCCCTCAAGGTGAAGGACCGCGCTCTGGTGCACGTGGCCATCGCGCAGCTCCACCTGGCTCAGAAGGACCGCAAGGCCGCCGAGGAGGAGCTGAGCAAGGCGCTGGAGACGGCTTCCGGCGAGGACGTGCGCGAGTTGATCGAGCTGTCGGAGCTGCTCGTGACGATGGAGCGCAAGCCGGACGCGCTGCGCATCCTCAGCAACCTGGCCGCCGAGCCGGACAACGCGAACAACGAGGAGCTGCAGCTGCGCACTGCCCGGCTGGCGCGCGACCTGAAGGACACCGCGACCGTGAAGACCGCCTGCTCCCGCATCACCGGGAAAGACGGAGGCGGTGCCCCCGCCTGCCCGTAA
- a CDS encoding sensor histidine kinase produces MKLYQQLILFMLAATVLPLAVVGFYLLSSSEAELVRRISSEQRALAEASAESVGSTLMKTVDAMALVAESLEWDGLNDDEARGALTLIFRQSNAVSAVMRLDSAGKPLGQPVFYTQESNGHPGFAEASLETLSQSVPVQTLKHGDKGQAALGRVYAHALSGHSAVAVAIKLGAGENASFALAEIVLKDLEDVLAHKAKDSVGRLDLVDSTGRILVSSEPERRLAMLEAAVQAQRTAAAGEMVRSFQVEQPSLRVSAARVPRALDFDVVVSVDEAVALAPVRTMRHTVLGSIGGSFAVLLALGALFTRRITARLSQVSSAVEALGRGELDRRVKVDGDDEISALASTFNIMGAELEAARARLMRWNDDLRAKVDEATAELKAAQVQLLEAQKLAAVGQLGAGVAHELNNPLAGILGYVQLMLMSRNDSDDDMDTLRKIEQSAKRCKEITQNLLRFSQQRARADLRAVDLNNVVREALSLTESQMKGEGVSLQMELAPPVRVKADPAQSTQVVLALVSNARTAMLKTGSKVLTLRTGERDGKGFIEVEDTGKGILPEHRHRVFEPFFTTKDVWSNVGLGLSVAYRIVSEAGGTIDMRSEVGKGSCFTVWLTKA; encoded by the coding sequence ATGAAGCTCTACCAGCAGCTGATCCTCTTCATGCTGGCAGCCACCGTCCTGCCCCTCGCGGTGGTGGGCTTCTACCTTTTGTCGAGCTCCGAGGCGGAGCTCGTCCGGCGCATCTCCAGCGAGCAACGCGCGCTGGCCGAGGCCTCCGCCGAGAGCGTGGGCAGCACGCTCATGAAGACCGTGGATGCCATGGCGCTGGTGGCCGAGTCCCTCGAGTGGGACGGTCTCAATGATGATGAGGCCCGTGGCGCGCTGACCCTGATCTTCCGCCAGTCCAACGCCGTGAGCGCGGTGATGCGGCTGGACTCCGCCGGCAAGCCCCTGGGCCAGCCCGTGTTCTACACCCAGGAGTCCAATGGCCACCCGGGCTTCGCCGAGGCCTCCCTGGAGACGCTCTCGCAGTCCGTGCCCGTGCAGACGCTGAAGCATGGAGACAAGGGCCAGGCGGCCCTGGGCCGCGTCTACGCCCACGCCCTCAGCGGGCATTCCGCCGTCGCCGTGGCCATCAAGCTGGGCGCTGGCGAGAATGCCTCGTTCGCCCTGGCCGAGATCGTCCTGAAGGACCTGGAAGACGTGCTGGCGCACAAGGCCAAGGACAGCGTGGGCCGGTTGGATCTGGTGGATAGCACCGGGCGCATCCTGGTGAGCTCCGAGCCCGAGCGGCGGCTCGCCATGCTGGAGGCCGCTGTCCAGGCCCAGCGGACCGCCGCCGCGGGAGAGATGGTCCGCAGCTTCCAGGTGGAGCAGCCCTCGCTCCGAGTGAGCGCGGCACGGGTGCCGCGGGCGCTGGACTTCGACGTGGTGGTCTCCGTGGACGAGGCCGTGGCCCTGGCCCCCGTCCGCACCATGCGCCACACGGTGCTGGGCTCCATTGGCGGCTCGTTCGCGGTGCTGTTGGCCCTGGGCGCGCTCTTCACCCGCCGCATCACCGCCCGGCTCTCCCAGGTCTCCTCCGCCGTCGAGGCCCTGGGGCGCGGCGAGCTGGATCGGCGCGTGAAGGTGGATGGCGATGACGAGATCAGCGCCCTGGCCTCCACCTTCAACATCATGGGCGCCGAGCTGGAGGCGGCCCGCGCTCGGCTCATGCGCTGGAACGATGATCTGCGCGCCAAGGTGGATGAGGCCACGGCCGAGTTGAAGGCCGCCCAGGTTCAGTTGCTCGAGGCGCAGAAGCTGGCCGCCGTGGGCCAGTTGGGCGCCGGCGTGGCCCACGAGCTCAACAACCCGCTGGCCGGCATCCTCGGCTACGTGCAGCTCATGCTCATGAGCCGCAACGACAGCGACGATGACATGGACACGCTGCGGAAGATCGAGCAGAGCGCCAAGCGCTGCAAGGAGATCACCCAGAACCTCCTGCGCTTCTCCCAGCAGCGCGCCCGCGCGGACCTGCGTGCCGTGGACCTGAACAACGTGGTGCGCGAGGCGCTCAGCCTCACCGAGAGCCAGATGAAGGGAGAGGGCGTCTCCCTCCAGATGGAGCTGGCGCCTCCCGTGCGCGTGAAGGCGGACCCCGCGCAGTCCACCCAGGTGGTGCTGGCCCTCGTGTCCAACGCCCGCACCGCCATGCTGAAGACGGGCTCCAAGGTCCTCACCCTCCGGACGGGCGAGCGCGACGGCAAGGGCTTCATCGAAGTCGAGGACACCGGCAAGGGCATCCTCCCCGAGCACCGCCACCGCGTCTTCGAGCCCTTCTTCACCACCAAGGATGTGTGGTCCAATGTGGGGCTCGGGCTGTCGGTGGCCTACCGGATCGTGAGTGAAGCCGGCGGCACCATCGACATGCGGAGCGAGGTGGGCAAGGGATCGTGCTTCACCGTGTGGCTGACGAAGGCGTGA